The Miscanthus floridulus cultivar M001 chromosome 7, ASM1932011v1, whole genome shotgun sequence genome includes a region encoding these proteins:
- the LOC136462575 gene encoding histone deacetylase complex subunit SAP18-like — protein MAGMGDMPMRPARPGPPMQHRGPPPMARLRPEPIDREKTCPLLLRVFTRVAGHHQNEEFAVRGKEPKDEVQIYTWKDASLRELTDLVKEVALPARKRNARLSFAFVYPDKNGRFVVRQVGSTFAYGHGRGDDAKTLAELGFQIGDYLSVAIM, from the exons ATGGCGGGCATGGGCGATATGCCGATGAGGCCGGCGCGGCCGGGCCCGCCGATGCAGCACCGCGGGCCGCCGCCGATGGCGCGCCTCCGCCCCGAACCAATCGACCGCGAGAAG ACCTGTCCTCTGCTGCTCAGGGTTTTCACAAGG GTTGCTGGTCACCATCAAAATGAAGAGTTTGCTGTGAGAGGGAAGGAACCAAAGGATGAAGTTCAGATTTACACATGGAAGGATGCCAGTCTCCGCGAGCTCACTGATCTT GTGAAAGAGGTTGCTCTTCCAGCAAGGAAAAGGAATGCGAGGCTTTCTTTTGCGTTTGTATACCCAGACAAGAATGGTCGTTTTGTTGTCAGACAG GTGGGTTCGACCTTTGCATATGGTCATGGAAGAGGTGATGATGCCAAAACTCTTGCAGAGCTCGGGTTCCAG ATTGGTGATTACTTGAGCGTTGCAATCATGTAG
- the LOC136462577 gene encoding uncharacterized protein: MGVFSWEANPLHGASSAPPVLLPTVLTVALIVLAASTEAVLASRSWAHRRRSLVLVVLAFLPGIVLRLGVLHAAGLAVLRAAGLAGRATTDHRRQLTHFFMAVGLPDSRMGLSVGSSFMRATRASSCSLCAGLVSPPAWWIRRGPASARCLAAPPWPRTAGSASAAASSTRTSTGPAAPPPLPRGHHRLLQLLRHLRERRGACRARYREKADEEEEEAAERMHHRGDVLVVQSGVVRRSGGLVEAAVLHRGVR, translated from the coding sequence atgggtgtgtttagttgggagGCCAACCCGCTTCATGGAGCCTCCTCTGCCCCGCCGGTGCTCCTCCCCACGGTGCTCACCGTGGCGCTCATCGTGCTCGCTGCCTCGACGGAGGCCGTGCTCGCCTCTCGTTCCTGGGCGCATCGCCGCCGGAGCCTGGTGCTCGTCGTGCTCGCCTTCCTCCCCGGCATCGTCCTCCGCCTCGGCGTGCTCCACGCTGCTGGCCTCGCCGTACTCCGCGCCGCCGGTCTCGCAGGACGGGCCACCACTGACCACCGCCGGCAGCTCACTCACTTCTTCATGGCGGTGGGGCTGCCGGACTCGAGGATGGGCTTGAGCGTGGGGTCCTCCTTCATGCGCGCGACGCGGGCCTCCAGCTGCTCCTTGTGCGCCGGGTTGGTGAGCCCCCCAGCATGGTGGATACGGCGGGGTCCTGCATCAGCGCGCTGCCTAGCTGCTCCGCCATGGCCACGAACTGCGGGTTCTGCATCAGCCGCTGCATCGTCGACGCGTACTTCTACGGGTccagctgcgccgccgccgctgccgcgggGACACCACCGTCTTCTGCAGCTGCTCCGCCATCTCCGTGAACGCCGTGGTGCTTGTCGTGCTCGCTACCGTGAGAAGGccgacgaggaggaagaggaagcggCGGAGCGGATGCATCATCGTGGTGATGTGCTGGTTGTGCAGAGTGGAGTAGTTCGTCGGAGTGGGGGACTGGTGGAGGCTGCCGTGCTTCACCGAGGTGTTCGCTAG